One window of the Pelobates fuscus isolate aPelFus1 chromosome 12, aPelFus1.pri, whole genome shotgun sequence genome contains the following:
- the LOC134579244 gene encoding uncharacterized protein LOC134579244: protein MGPHPLPYYGTEADRLSVCRLLDVTTAGLMELQQMRQEAEKRVEGALRGAKEKEEMGRPKIYKNMPENEEELFWVRTNISQVELKMRDMVIKDLEVIRNERTVRSKTVRLGEHQLRMDQVNSKKPEPGDYREELEDLFTSDVFELGYDPKEKNSSKQDLKEKNKVVMDRVRERCNGLIPITQLSPVGTEPPRIHDINLSSYRRMGSREVQNTEWIRSRSAEQDQYAEDARCGKSKPNERNDILSTLERQPSLSTLLSELPALPRTGAGSLPPRFRLGSSGVTSDLLFTRRMTGSCISAPSSGFFESSDLDSISSSCSSLCSETSSCAQFSLKSNCSTSAARPWSTDFTAERRKELRSVRGSARRPMSAGALDTFLLPSPCHSKKDNITYMEEDRTLEYSQCSIPPHSVIQQRHRVERYICKLALKYRCRPGSSTLPTDHGPPTRRTSAATLIHSECPFSPPPPKFHSLSASVGDVRKAHRGSWGRFLSKVMMRKISRTAASEMNLEICGQRSQNTLRGSFLEENRLPRAKSFRDLLSVNLFKKKGGEA from the exons ATGGGACCCCATCCGCTGCCCTATTATGGAACGGAGGCAGATCGGTTGTCTGTCTGCAGATTGCTGGATGTGACCACAGCAGGTCTGATGGAACTTCAGCAGATGAGACAAGAAGCTGAGAAGAGGGTCGAGGGAGCACTGAGAGGAGCAAAAGAGAAGGAGGAAATGGGACGACCCAAAATCTACAAAAATATGCCAGAAAACGAGGAGGAATTGTTCTGGGTCAGAACCAATATCTCTCAAGTAGAACTAAAAATGAGAGACATGGTCATAAAAGATCTAGAAGTGATACGGAATGAACGAACTGTGAGATCCAAGACTGTCAGACTAGGAGAACATCAACTGAGGATGGACCAAGTCAACTCTAAGAAACCAGAACCAGGGGACTATCGAGAAGAGCTGGAGGACCTATTCACATCAGATGTATTTGAGCTAGGGTATGACCCCAAAGAGAAAAACTCGTCAAAGCAAGATCTAAAAGAAAAGAACAAAGTTGTTATGGACCGGGTCAGAGAAAGGTGTAATGGACTGATTCCAATAACGCAACTTAGTCCTGTAGGAACAGAACCTCCAAGAATTCATGACATAAACCTGTCCAGCTATAGGCGAATGGGTTCACGGGAGGTCcagaacacagaatggatcaggtCAAGGTCTGCAGAACAGGACCAGTATGCGGAAGATGCAAGGTGTGGAAAATCAAAGCCAAATGAAAGGAATGATATTCTGTCTACTCTCGAAAGACAG CCATCACTCTCCACACTACTCTCAGAACTTCCGGCACTACCGAGAACTGGAGCTGGGTCATTGCCTCCACGCTTCAGATTGGGGAGCTCTGGGGTAACAAGTGATCTGCTGTTTACAAGAAGGATGACTGGAAGCTGCATATCTGCACCTAGCTCTG GTTTCTTTGAGTCGAGTGATTTGGACTCCATTTCCTCCTCTTGCTCGTCCCTGTGCAGTGaaacatccagttgtgcccagtTTTCGTTGAAGTCCAATTGCTCTACCTCCGCTGCTAGACCTTGGTCTACAGACTTCACTGCAGAGCGCAGGAAAGAACTACGAAGCGTGAGAGGAAGTGCAAGGAGACCCATGTCAGCAG GAGCCTTGGATACATTTCTTCTCCCTTCTCCTTGCCATTCAAAGAAAGACAACATCACTTACATGGAGGAAGATAGAACTCTTGAGTACTCCCAGTGTTCCATACCACCTCATTCAGTCATCCAGCAGCGCCATAGGGTAGAGCGTTATATCTGTAAACTGGCACTCAAATATCGCTGTAGGCCTGGGTCATCTACCCTTCCAACAGACCATGGACCCCCAACTCGTAGGACCTCAGCTGCTACACTCATTCACTCTGAGTGTCCTTTCAGTCCACCACCTCCTAAATTCCACTCCCTCTCTGCAAGTGTTGGAGATGTTCGAAAGGCCCACAGAGGTTCCTGGGGTAGGTTTCTGAGTAAAGTTATGATGCGCAAAATCTCACGAACAGCAGCTTCTGAGATGAACCTTGAAATATGTGGCCAGAGATCTCAGAATACCTTAAGAGGCTCATTTCTGGAAGAAAATAGACTGCCGAGGGCAAAATCCTTTCGGGATCTGCTATCAGttaacctgtttaaaaaaaaggGAGGAGAGGCCTAG